From the genome of Nicotiana sylvestris chromosome 2, ASM39365v2, whole genome shotgun sequence, one region includes:
- the LOC138885243 gene encoding uncharacterized protein, translating to MAAPPNFEEGQSTYRPPRFNGQYYGWWKTRMHDSIMAKNSELWDIICDGPHVLMKKLEETRPMVPKDRKEYSDIDRKAVEKNYRAKKILVYGVGPDEYNRVSTCDTTKEIWEALQTAHESTTQVKQSKIDILTIEYELFRMKDDESI from the coding sequence atggctgctccacccaactttgaggaaggacagtcaacctacagacctcctagattcaatggtcaatactaCGGCTGGTGGAAGACTCGCATGCATGATTCTATAATGGCCAAAAATTCAGAACTATGGGATATaatttgtgatggtccacatgttctTATGAAGAAGCTTGAAGAAACTAGACCAATGGTGCCGAAAGATAGAAAGGAGTACAGTGATATTGATAGAAAAGCTGTAGAAAAAAACTATCGCGCTAAGAAAATCTTGGTATATGGTGTAGGACCCGATGAGTACAACAGAGTCTCAACCTGTGATACtaccaaagaaatatgggaagcgtTGCAAACCGCACACGAAAGCACTACTCAGGTTAAACAATCCAAGATTGACATACTCACCATAGagtatgagctcttcaggatgaaggatgatgagtctatatag